Within the Scleropages formosus chromosome 8, fSclFor1.1, whole genome shotgun sequence genome, the region tcccaaaaaaattaaaaaccttgAACAGAGCCAGTCCTTTCAGCATCGGCTAAATTTAGACAGGGGCAGTAAATTTAGCCCTCTGATTAGCAGCCGGCAGACGGTGAGGGGGGTGTGGGGCAAAAGGGGCATGCTGCCATTAGTGTCTGGGCCTCTTCCCCCAGTGAAGGGGATGTGGTGAGCCCAGATGGGGCCTCTCTGACCACATACAGGTGATGCCAAGGTCCACTGCACCTGCTGtagcctttgtgtgtgtgtgtgtgtgagagagagagagagagagtgaacgAGAGCTTGAtacacataaaaatgaatacTGATTAAAAACCAAAAGGTATGTCTGAAGATCTCCACTTTTTTGCACTTATTTCATATTCTATATGAATAACACGGatattaataaaacacatcATATGGTCGATTTTAAACTAAATTTCTGGGTGATAAGATTAGATTTCATTAATCTTTGCATTAGTAATCCAAGTCCAAAACAATCTGCTTTGATAACTATATTTGTAAGGGATGCTCCGAATGGCACCAAAAGGAGTTTTGCCAAAATGACATAACTAGAGTGCACATTCCCAGAGAACAACAGCTGAATGCATTTAAAGGGCAGCTGGTCTTACCGAAATGCAGAGTAGTATTGACcataaaagtgcaaaataaCTGGATAGCCAGTCTTCAGCTAAATAACAATGCAACCATtgaaaggaggaggggaaagaagaaggggaggaaaaaaaaaagggatctGCAACCCTATATGcaacagagaaagagacataagaCCATAAGCACTGGAAATGAGGATGTTGTGTCACTTGGAAATGTATTCTGGGTATGTTAGAGAGGAAATACTGTGAAACTACTTAGTACGCCACTTTCACAGGCGGATTACAACTGGCTGcctttgaaatgtttgcagGATTCTAACACGGTACTGGATAGATGGcaacagtaaaacagaaaaccTCACAGGGTGATGTGCAAATGACAAGCCGTGAGCTGGATGTGAGCTGGCAATTCTCCTCCAGGTTGGCCCGTCGCCATTTATATGACCGctcttttaaaaacacagccTTTGGTCACATCAGTTCAACCAAGCACAAACACAATTGCACCAATTTCTTATTCCTCTTTTTAAAAGGGACAAAGATGAATATATCAAACAGCTTTCTACTGAAACACAAAACCGAAAaagctgctggaaaatgacctgacctttgacccaagACTGCTGACCTATTATAAATCTCTGCAAACCAACACTGCTAAAAGATCcacatttattactgtattttcaatGATTAGCAATATCAAAAATATCAATTTAAAAACTATATTAATCTcattcacttttcttcaaaactatattttatataaatgtcAGGCAAACTCCTATAccactgagtaatttttaagcCTCTCTACTGTTCAAGTTTCATGTATTAGTGCACAAGTAACAGCTGACATGGGCCTTGACCAGGGCCTAGGGGGATCTTCACATAACAGCCCTCAAAAGACTCTGCCCCTGAAGCTGAGAATCTTTGTACCCATCTTTGCCGATTGCCATTCTCAACACTTCTCTAAAATGCTCATCTGTGTGTTGCCATTCTTTCCCCACTGCACAGGAGACTGATTTCACAAGGACTTCCAGATGTTCGTTTTAGGTTATTTTCAAAACAAGGTGCAAAATTCATCTAAAACCCACAAGACCCCCATCTATCTACATACAGTACTTAGATCTAAAATAACACGTTTTTAATAACATCTTAAAATTATTAGGAACACCTAATCTAACATTTAACCATACATCTTTTTAGGAAGGATTTGTGAAATGTGTATGGTCAGACCAACCCGTCCAAAAATTTACAGGTTTCTATAGGTAAAAATGAACTGATCTAGCAGTAAACCTTGGAACAGGGATGCTAAGTCCATTTAATGTGAAGGGATACTATAGACAGGAGAATTGGGAGGTGAAGCAATACTAGCATACAATATGAAGAGGGTTTTAAACCATTTCAGGCATGAGGGCTTTAAATTGTTAAACCCCCACAATCgaaaaaaatttccaaaaatagCACCAAGACAACATCCTCAAGACAACACCCAGTCATTTTATGCGCGTACAATAACCCTTAAGATCAAGCTTTATATAAGAGCAAGCTTTCTATAGTTTCTTAATAAAACTACCTGcccctttttccatttcatataGGTAGTGTAGGATGTGTTTCTGCACCGTGTCCTCAAACAGCAAGCACATATGTGCCTTATGTAGTACTATCCACACTCTGTTCCGCACCAGAGGAAGTCATATAAAAGCAATTATATCAAGGCACATCAGATCTGCCATCTCCACTGACACGAGTCCTGAAAATATGGTGAATTATGAATAGAGTTAGTGCTAAACACAAGTTGGATGCTATTTGGCAAGAAAATCCTCACTGTGgtgaaataaatgcatgaaaaaggTGAATGCAGTGCTTCTGTAAAGCAACTATGGTACTCCAGTTCAGTTAAGTGCCAATCAGACAATAGACTTGAATCCCATTCAGTCTGATGGGACAGCCCTCTCTTTCCAAATTAGGCATCTTTTGAGGAGCAACAGGTGGACTAGAAAAGAATGAGTGTCATTTAAGGAAGAAGGCAGGAAGGAAAAGAATGTAGGGGGGGAAGCATTAATCATGCCCAGTATAAAAGGACTCAGCGAGAGAGGCGCAACAGCATTTGACGGGaggcaaagccaaaaaaaatttataaattacatGTAATCAGTCTGGTAACATAGTCATATATGATGCCATCATCATCCAAATAATCTTTGATTACTattcaatgttttattttttggcatcAGGATTCtgatatatatgcatataaattCAGGTAGAGTGCACCTTCAAGTTTCATGCATCCATCAATTTTTTTCTGGGGTGGGGGTCATAAAGTAGACATACAGTGTAATGTGTGTGCCTGCAAGTGTGTGTTGGTGGTCCCAGTGTAAAAGGATTCAACTGCACACAGAGGAGCTAAAGTGCCCTATGTTGGCAACCCATTATTTAAGTTTCCAACAAACTTAAAaagtaatatatgtatatacacacatatacatacgtatacacacatatgttaCACACCCCTGTGCAATTAGTGGTAGTGGAATTAAGGTTTGCAATAAGGTACAGAGGACTGTCTATTGCGCGCACTAGTGAGGCTAAGAAAGCAAGAGCAGCAAATACTCATGATGCAAACATTGTACTGTAATTACACATGCATGGGACTCAGCTCCTGGAGGCCAGTAGGAAGCAGGATGCAGTGGAGCCCTTTTGCCGATCTGAAGCATTGCTGTACTAGACACGCAGTGCCATGGACATCATTCATCCCCCTCGCACCCTCCCTTTCGTGTCCTCTGCTCAGGAGTTTAGTCCATCCACTATCGGCCTTCTCCAGACTCACTGTCACACTGTCCCTTGTCCGTAGTTAGATAAGCTGGAGGTCTCCCGCTGACTCCGACTTCCTTTGACCAGTCGCAAAGCTGAGACGAGGAACTGCCCTTTCGCAGTAGGACAGTCAACACGCAGCATGTCTGCCCCTTTGAATCCCTGAAGACTCAATGTTTCTAcagaaaactgtattttgaatgTCAAGGGGAGCCGCATAGTTGCTTTATCAGAAggaggaaaaagtgaaagaatttactttgtttcataCACGAAACAGATTTTGTTTAGAGCCTTCCCACCAAAAGcctggagacacaccctggGTACACAGGCAGAAGCAGACAGAAGTCATGACAGAACTGGAATCGTGATGGgccccgtttttttttttttttttaaaaaaaaaaaaaaaggccgatgctaaaaaaaaatgtgtgtttgctggacagcgtatactgtatatatttatatatgtgtatgtagtCCCTGTGACTTAAGTAAATAATATGATAAGAGGTTATAACACATTTGTATAGTTTTACACAGCCATCCCAGAGCTCCACCCCCACATCACATCCCCACTCTGCCTGAACATCCATACAAAGGAGTGCGCAGGTGCTGGACTGGTATGGGAACATGATGTCATGtccgagtttttttttttttttttgcctgctccCCTTTAAGGAATCTGATGAAGGAAGAGACGGTCAAAGTGTGCAAGGCAAGaaccacaccccacccccaatgtCTCTATTTGATCTTCAGCGGTTCCCGCTCAAGCCAGCGCACGCGCACCTTCTGCTTGTAGTGATACTCCTTGAGAAAGTCCTGTAGGGCAGGGGGCAGCGGTAGGCCACCTATACCATCATAGGTAGTGCGGCGGCAGATGGCGGCACGGGCCAGGTGCTgcaggctgaaggggaaggtcCGGTGCAGCGGCACCGTCAACAACGGTTCAAAGAACATGCAGGAGCTCGGGTCCTTATAGTGCTCCAGCAAGCCCGTCACTGTTGACGAGTGGAACACACAGGGGTCATGTGCGTCGAAGCTGAAGTTGTGGTTCCACTGCTCGATACGTGCATGCAGTGAGCGGTTGTAGCGGCGGAAGCTAACAGAGAAGAGGTAGTCCTCCTGGGCGGAGTCGCGCAGCAAGAAGGTGCCCTCGGGCTTTCCCTCCAGCAACGCTTCTGCTTCATAGCGGTCCATTACACCCCAGTAGCAGGGCAGCCCGGTGATCTGCAGCAAGTCCGGCACCAAGCAGTGGATGTAGTCGATCTGAGTGTGCACCTTCCACGGGCCCTGCCGGCTAAAGTGGCCCTCGCCGGAGGTGTGGCGCTGCTTGGGCCGCCGTGACTGCAAGCAGAGGGTGGTTGAGTCCTCTTCTGAGTCACAGTCAGTCTGCTGGGGTACCGCcaccgccgctgctgctgcagtcacCAAAGCTGCTGCCCCCCCTATGCCTGAGCCACTTGTGCTGCCTAACCCTGCCCTTCCATCCCCAGAACCCTCACCAATCCCTGGCGCCATTTTTGGTCCCAGCTTGTACAGGGAGCTGATTGATGCTGTGGCCTCAAAGGTGTGGATCTGGGCATTGGGCGGAGGGTCCACGCCTTCTTCGATGCTGAGCCGCCGCCGCTCCCTCAGGcgctcctcctcatcctcaggtGTGTGGTGGGCAGAGTCAAAGGCATCTAGCAGTGTGGTGGAGGACTGTGGACTGACCGGCGCTGTGTGCTGCTTGATCAGGTGCCACTTGTGTGCCAGGTCTGAGTCCGGTGGGAATGGGCACTTTTCTAGCATGAGCTCCGTAAGGTGGATCTTGCGCTTAGAGGAGAACAAGGCCTTGGAGGAGCGGCTGCGTGTCCGTAAGGGCAGACAGAGGCCCACTGTCTCATGCAATCGCTGACGCAGCGAGCGTGCACCCGAACCCCGGCCCCCCACCAAATCCATATCGTGGACGGAGCTGACGCCATAGCGACGCTCGCGACGCGGTCCCCCTCCACGGGGCCGGCCTAGCCGCTTGTCCGTCTCCAACGAGCTCTGAGTCTTGGTGGAGCAAGAGTGCTTCTTCTTGCCACCCCACGGTGCATGCCGTGAGTACGAATCCCTCCGTGCCATGGGTGTACCCTCTGGCCTGCGCCCGTCCTCGCCCTCCTTGTCAATGGAGATCTCCACAATCTGGGGCAAGTCCGACACACAATTGTGGCCACGCCGTGCCTGTAGCCCTTCAGTTACCAGAGGCAGCGAGGAGGGGCTGCGAGTAGGACTGGCAGCCCGTGAGCCCAGGGACTCGGCCAAGCGTACCCCCCGGGCAGGGTCCACCACACAGCGGACGGCGCTCACCTCGAGGCCACCACTGCTACGCCCGGAGCCCTCGGTGTGGAACAGAGTTTGGCAGCGGCTTTTCAAGTTGCTCCACATCCTGCCCACTTTCTCCATTGACTGATGGACCGAGCCCTGCAACAAGGCAAAGAAAACAGTCTGAAagaaggtttttttattttatttattttttaaagctcaAAGTCTGCTCATGTTGTCAGAAACTGCCTCCAGTATAACATCAAAAGATTTCTATCGGGAGGTGATAGTTACAAGTACTTCTAGAAAGAACTAGCAATTCTTAATCCATACTGAACCTTGCACATCATCACCAAAATTATCAAAGGCTCTTTGAACAACAGCCAAAGGAACAGTAATACCAAATGGATTAACATATTATTAGTTCAGTAAGGAAAGCTTCACTTctaaactttaaaatattgcaTGTCTACATAGAGGTGTAAAAGTTTTATAAGTCTATTAGGTGAATATTCACCTGTTactaatatgtattttttccacaatgCAGGACTGGGCCAGACCAGTGTGCTGTGCAgtagagaaaaaataaaaaataaaaaaaaaaactaatggaaTAAAATGATCTAGTGGGATGACTCTGAGACTAACTCAGGAAGATGGTGAAGTCAGACACATTCAAGGTCTCTGCATTGCTGGCTTGTGTCAATGTATGTTTGCCTTCATTCTCAAGACCAATGGTACACTGAGGTACCCATATCTCAATAGCTGCCCCTAAACAAAATGGGAG harbors:
- the socs5b gene encoding suppressor of cytokine signaling 5b is translated as MEKVGRMWSNLKSRCQTLFHTEGSGRSSGGLEVSAVRCVVDPARGVRLAESLGSRAASPTRSPSSLPLVTEGLQARRGHNCVSDLPQIVEISIDKEGEDGRRPEGTPMARRDSYSRHAPWGGKKKHSCSTKTQSSLETDKRLGRPRGGGPRRERRYGVSSVHDMDLVGGRGSGARSLRQRLHETVGLCLPLRTRSRSSKALFSSKRKIHLTELMLEKCPFPPDSDLAHKWHLIKQHTAPVSPQSSTTLLDAFDSAHHTPEDEEERLRERRRLSIEEGVDPPPNAQIHTFEATASISSLYKLGPKMAPGIGEGSGDGRAGLGSTSGSGIGGAAALVTAAAAAVAVPQQTDCDSEEDSTTLCLQSRRPKQRHTSGEGHFSRQGPWKVHTQIDYIHCLVPDLLQITGLPCYWGVMDRYEAEALLEGKPEGTFLLRDSAQEDYLFSVSFRRYNRSLHARIEQWNHNFSFDAHDPCVFHSSTVTGLLEHYKDPSSCMFFEPLLTVPLHRTFPFSLQHLARAAICRRTTYDGIGGLPLPPALQDFLKEYHYKQKVRVRWLEREPLKIK